The sequence below is a genomic window from Bacteroidales bacterium.
ATTAAAATTACCAGAAGCTCTTCCTACACACCGAGTTGTAAACAGAAACGGCGTACTGACAGGAAAGCGATATTTTGCAGACAATAGTATGATCAAATTATTAGAATCAGAAGGCATTAAGATTTCGAAAGATAAAATAGAGAATTTCAAAGAGCGTTTTTGGGACCCTATGAAAGAATTATCGTTATAATATACTAAATATCATGACATTGACAGTTAAAGATATTTTCAAAAGCTTACAAAAAATAACACATCCGGAAAGCAAGTCTGATATTGTTTCCCTTGGAA
It includes:
- a CDS encoding MGMT family protein; amino-acid sequence: MTTTNYFETVYQIVRMIPKGRVTTYGAIAACIGGKQGARVVGWALNNTLKLPEALPTHRVVNRNGVLTGKRYFADNSMIKLLESEGIKISKDKIENFKERFWDPMKELSL